The following is a genomic window from Candidatus Marinimicrobia bacterium CG08_land_8_20_14_0_20_45_22.
CTTCTGCATTGAATTCGACGAGGTCGTCGATCTTTTCACCGATGCCGACATACCGAATCGGTAGATTAGTCTGGCGATGGATTGCCAGTGCAACGCCACCTTTTGCTGTGCCGTCGAGTTTGGTTAAAATTATTCCCGTCACGCCGACAGATTTAACGAATTCCTGCGCTTGAACGATACCGTTTTGACCTGTACCGGCGTCGAGGATTAGCCAGATGTCGTGCGGTGCAGTTGGAATGACTTTACCGATAGTTCTTTTGACTTTGGCTAATTCATCCATCAAATTGGATTTCGTGTGTAGGCGTCCGGCGGTATCGATCAGCAAAATGTTAACATCGTGTGCGAGAGCCGATTTTGCGGCATCGAAAACGATTGCCGATGGATCCTTCCCGCGCGGATTCCCCATAAATTCTGATCCGCTTCGCTTCGCCCAGATTTCCAATTGTTCATAAGCCGCCGCCCGAAATGTGTCCGCCGCGGCGATGAGCGTTTTCTTATTTTCCCTTTGGTAAAGCGCCGCCAGTTTCCCGATGGTTGTCGTCTTTCCGGTTCCATTCACACCGACAATGAGAACGACATAAGGTTTTGGCAAGGGAATAGGAACCGATTGGTTTTTACGAATCAGCAACAAAATCTGTTCTTTTAAAATATCCCTCAGATTTGCGGATTCTTTTTTGTCGATCGTTTTGAGATGCTTGATGAGTTCTTCCGTCAAGGCAACGCCAACGTCCGCAGAAAGAAGCGTCTCCTCTATCCGGATCAGCGTATCTTCATCGATCCTGAAATATTTCCCCAACAATGGCAGACGTTGGGCGATACTTCGTCCCGTTTTTGCAAGGCTATTAACCAAACGGTTTTGCGGTGTCGATTCTTTGGATGGATTATCACCGCCGACAATTTTATTGAGAATTTGTTGAATCATCTGGAAAAATCCGTCTCAGGCCGATTTCTTGTGTCGATGTTCCTGAATTACTCGGATAAAAGAGGCGCAATACTGAATCCACGAAATCGACATGGAAGTCAGCGCAACTATCAGTAACGGAAATTTCCAACTTTCCAAAAATTTTGGATAAATAAACGCCATTACTGATAGTGAAGTGAAAATGATTGCGACTTTTCCCATTTTGTTGGATTTTGGTGAAATGTTGCAATTGTTCAACATATAAATTCCCAAAACGGAAATTGTGAAGTCTCGAAAAATCAAAAACAGAAGAAAATACGTAGGCATCATGTCTTTTAAAATCAGGTATAAAATGACGCTGAAAATAACAATTTTGTCCGCTACCGGATCGAGCATCTTACCGAGGTCTGTAATCTCGTTGCTGATTCGCGCCAGCCAACCGTCGAGCATATCGGAGAAGATCGCCGTTAAAATAAAAATTAACGCGATTGTTCCGTTTCCTCTTTGCAGGAAATAGATAATCGGCAATGTTAGCAACGCGCGCGTGATAGAAATCATATTCGACGCCGTCACTAACCGATTCGGACTGATCTCCCCATATTTTTGAACGACTTTTGATTTGACTGATACTTTCTTCGACATCTTTAACTCAATGTTGACACTGCTGTAAATTCCTTAAAGAACCTTAATCCAACCGTTTCTCGCTGTAAAAAATTACTCGCAAGTTCTGAAAAATTTCCATGAAATACAATTTTCCCTTGTTCCATGATCCAAAATTCTTTGGAAAGCGCAACAAGCAAACTAAAATCGTGTGAAATAACGATCAGCGCATGATTTTTTGAAAATTCACCGGCGATTTCGGTTAACTGCGTTCTGCCAATCTTTCCCAAACCGATGGTCGGCTCGTCTAGAATGAGCAAATCAGGCTGTCGCGCGATTCCCAACGATAAAGCAAATCGACGCAATTCACCGCCGCTGAGTTCATATCCGTTTCGTTCCGAGATTGCCGCATAATCTACGGAAAATAGGCTTAATAAATTCCGAACATCCGTAGAAAAATTCGGAATAGAAGGATTCATTTGCGCAATGAGATCCACGGTTTCTACGACGCGCGAACCCAGGAATATTTTTCCCGGAAATTGCGGCAGGTAAACAATTTTCGGACTTTCCAGACTTTTCGTTTCCGGTCCCCACGACGCCCGGATTTCTCCAGAGTTTGGTTGAAGAAGACCGGCAATCATCTGACCAAGACTACTTTTCCCCGAACCAATCAAACCATAAATCCCTATGGGAGAATCGACCATCTGTGTCAAATCAGGAATTTCCAGATGAAATGAATCGTTATTCTCATACCGGCAAACAAGGTTTTTAGCTATAATCTGGATACTTGGGCACATCAGCAAGAACCTTTCATCGGAAAACATTTTGCGTTTCCGTCCACGATTTCGATGCAAAATTTAGTAAGCGCCTTCTCCTGCTCATTTTGCGTGATCCAAAAAATACCCACGCCACTTGCATGGAGCGCTGTAATTCGCTTGATTAAATCGTTTTGTGCTAGAATGTCCAGATATGACGACGGTTCATCCAGTATAAGATAATTTGGTTCGGAGATCATCGTTCCCATCAATGCTAATCGTTGCTTTTCGCCACCCGAAAGCCGATTGGGCGAATCCTTCCGTCGATCTGATAGTCCGATTTCCCCCAAACTATTTCGGACTTTCAGCGTCATCATTTCGATCGGATAATTCTGATTTTCGAGATTAAAAGCAATTTCCCGCTCGATGAAAAAATGAACAAACTGATCTTCAGGATTCTGGAAGAGATAACCAAAATCCGGAATTTCATCATTCGACGACTTCGGAAATTCAATGCGCCCGGAATCTGGCTCCAATATTCCTGCAATCAGTTTGGCGAGTGTGCTTTTCCCTGTTCCACAATTACCAGTTATAGCGACCCAATTGCTTTCGGGAATTTCCAGATTCAGATGGGAAAAAACGGGTTTTTCCTTGTAAGCAAACGAAACGTCAATAAATCGGATGCTCAATCGGACTCCAATATCTCCCGAACCGTTCTTGCGCCAGCGCCTAGATTCTTCAAAATCACCTGTCTCGCGGAATTAGCGGCAAGGCGATAAGCCTCCGCATCGGTCAGCATTCGCCGGATTTGCTGATAGAGACTCTCACTGTTTTCGCAACAGAATCCGCCACCATCACGGATAAGCAATTTCGCTTCGCTTGAATTGTGATACGTCGGTCCAAATAGCACCGGAATTCCTGCAACTGCCGGTTCCATGACGTTATGAATCGAACCGCGAAAACTTCCACCGACAAATGCCAAATCCGACTGATGATATAGTTCAGCAAGAATTCCGACTTTATCAATCAGAACCGCTTTAAATTCGGAAGATTTATCCGGCAACGACGAGAGTCTGCGCGTGAGAATTCCGTTTTCCGAGAGGTCCTCTTCCAGCGTCTCCAACGCATATTCGTTCGGTTCGTGCGGCGCGACAATTACCCGCAACCTACCGAATTCTTTCATACATCGGTAAACAGCCGGCATCAGTTGTTTAGCATCCTGCGGCCAGATGCTCCCAATGATAAAAACAAAACCGTCTTGAAAGAGCCGCCTCTCAAAAGCGGCGACTTTTTCATGGGCGCGGTAAATCACCTGATCGTACCGCGTATCACCGAGTGACAACACCTTGATAGGAACCGTTCCAATCAGTTTAAGAACTGATTCTTTGTGATTATCCGAAATTGCGTAGATATAATCCAGCGAACGATATAGATCGCTGAAAAACGAACGCACAATCGGCTTCCACTTAAGGCTCTTTTCCCGGATTCTGGCAGAAATGAGATACGTTTTTACGTGATGGCGTTGAGCGTTCAAAATCAGATTCGGCCAAAGCTCGTAGGTGACAAAAATGATTTTTTGGGGCTTGAGATTCTGAATAAATCGCCGCGTCCGAAAATATGTATCAAGGGGAAGGTATATAAACAGATCGACTTCCGGAATCCGAACTGCATTCGTGTATCCGCTGGGAGAGGTAAAACTTGCAACGATTAAGATGTCGGGACGAAGCGCTTTTAGCCCGCGAATTACTGGCTTAGCCTGCTCAAATTCACCGAGCGAAGCCGAGTGGATCAGGTACAATTCCTTTCGAGAATATTTATCTCGAAACCGCATCATTTCATTTAAAGTTTGTTTCCTGCCACAAATACCCGTGCGCATTTTCGTATTAAAAAGCGCCGAGAAATAAATGAAAGCGAATGCAATAGGAATAAAAAATGCGTTGTAGATAATGATCCAAAAAATGGTCACTAATTTTCTCCTGTAAGTATTTGTCTGGCGGCAGATAGAATTTCGTCGATCGTGATATTTTCCATACAATATTGATGCTTTCTATAGCAAATTCGGTCGCCTTTTTGGGAACAAGGTCTGCAAAACAATTTCTTCTGAACCGTAATGCTCCTTTTACCGTAGTGTCCGGCTCCCGTTTCGTGCGAAGTGGGGCCCAGAATCAAAACGACCGTCACACCGACCGCTTCCGCGGCATAAGTCAAGCCGGTATCATTTCCAATAACCAATACGCTTTCCTGAAGAATCGCGATGGATTCCTCGAGATTGGATTGCCCCGTGATTCGCGCGATTTTTCCAGATGGTAAATATTGGAGTTCATTTAGATAAGTATCGTTTTCCGAACCAAGATAGACGACAGACACTTGAAATTCCTCATGGATCCGCTTGGCGACTTCTTCCATTTTCGCTAACGGATAGCGTTTATTTTTCCATGCCGCGATGGCCAGAATAACAACAAACGGTTTGCTGATTGCATTTCGGCTCAAAATATCCAATGCTTTTTGTCGAACCGTTTGATGCAGAAAAATTTCTGGCTTCGCATCTTTGGGTTTGATTTCCAGCGGCGCTAATGTTTTAAAATATTCGTTCATCAGCCGGAATGATCGCGGAAACAGATTGATCCAGCAATAAAAAAGAAGAAATCGACGGAGTCGCGGTTTATGATACCGAAGTCTTGGTGTTTTTCGTAGATAGAAGCCGAGAATTTTCGAGCGCAGATTATTGTGCATATCAACGAACAGGTCATATTTCTGCTCCCGAAAATACCGGCACAGCATCAGCCAACCTTTTAGACTGGGTTGAGCCTGATAGGTTATCACGTTGCTGAGAAACGAGTTGCCAACAACAAGGCTCTTAAACTCTTTTTTAACGACAAAATCAATCTGAGCAGATGGAAATCGCTCCCGGAATCGTCTGAAAATCGATGTCAATACGACAATGTCACCTAAAGATGAAAGTCTAATGATTAGGATTTTCTTCGGATCGTTTCGGAACTTCAACTTTTCCTCTGCTCGTTAAACTCGATCAGTCCGATAAGCGATTCTTTCGTGTCAGAATCGGGGAAAATATCCAACGCACTTCGCGCAGAAGTTGAATATTCATGCATTTTCTCCTGTGCGAACTTAAGTCCGCCGTTCCGTTGAACGGTTGCTCGGATATTCCGGATTTCACGCCCTGAAGGATTCTCTCGCAGATTCTTCCGGAGAAGCGTTCTTTCCGATTCCGACAAATTCTTTAATGTATAAATTAGAGGAAGCGTAATTAGATTCGACTTAATATCTCTGTCAACAGGTTTTCCAACTCGCCGCTTTTCACCAGAAAAATCGAAAAGGTCGTCTTTGATCTGAAATGCCATGCCCAGATTTCTACCATACTCGTAAAGATGCGCCGTCTGTTCGTCCGTCCCGTTCACGGAAATAGCGCCGATCTTACAAGATGTGGCAAAGAGACAGGCGGTTTTCGCCCAGATCATGCGATAATAAGAATCTTCATTTATGCCATTCGTCATACTTTTTTCAATTTGGTAAATTTCTCCTGAACTGAGCAATTCAGAAGTTTCGCTCAGTAGTTCAAGCGCCTCAAAATTTCGAAGACTTAACATACTTCTCAGCGATTTACTAAACAGATAATCGCCTAAAAGCACTGATACTTTGTTTTTCCAAATTGCATTCACAGTCGGTTCGCCGCGTCGAGTGATAGAATCGTCAACAATATCATCATGCACCAAAGTCGCCGTGTGCAGCATTTCAACAATACTCGCTGAAATGCTGGAAATCCGGTTCGGTCCACCGCAAAGTTTTGCCGATAGTAGCAAAAGCGCCGGCCTTAGGCGTTTACTGTTTTGTTTGATGAGGTAGTGCGTCATTTGTTCGATCAAATGAACGTCCGATCGCAATGCCGATTCGAACTCTGTCGCAAACCGACTCATCTCATTCTCTATCGGTCGAAGCAATAGTTTTAATGTCTGGTTCATTACATACCCAGTCCCATAGCGGCTTTTAAACCGCCACCGCCTTCTCAGACGAGCGAAGCGCAAACCGGGAAACGATTATACTCAGTTCATATAAAAACACCAATGGAATAGTCATGACTATCATGCTAAATGGATCGGGCGGTGTGATTGCCGCCGCCAAAACAAGAATGGCCATAAAAGCATAACGCCACGACCTTCGCAAAAAACTTGGCGACACGAGTCCCATTTTTGTGAGAATATAAGACACTACAGGCAATTGAAAAATCAATCCGGTCCCGACGATCAACTGCGTGACAAACTTGGCATAAAACTCGATGGAAATATTTTTTTGAACATCCGGCACACCGACTCCGATGAGAAATTTCATCGCGAAAGGAACCAGCACGGTATAAGCAAACAGAGCGCCCAATAGAAAAAATGCCGTGATGCTGACGACTAACCACGGACCCCAATTCTTTTCTTTTTGGTAAAGACCTGGCGCGACAAACGCCCAAAGCTGGTAGCCAAGAACTGGAATCGAAAAGACGATTCCAACAACAAATGCTATCCAGAATTTCAGCATCAGCAGACCCTGAACTTTCAGAACCTGAATTTTCATATCCAATTCTTTAGAGGGTTCAATCAACAAATTGAGGAAGAAATCTGAGAAAAAAAATCCGGCGATTGTGAATACAAAAACGGCGATAAGAATCTTGATCAGACGCCAGCGAAGTTCTTCCAGATGGTCTAAAAATCCCATCTCAGTAGAATCTTCGGAGGAATCTTTGCGGCTATATTTCATTGATTTATCAGTCATCTTCATAATCCGGTAGTCCCATTCTTAACCCAACCCGGATCTCTTCCATCTCGCGCTCTATTATCAAAATCACACACAAATAAAAAATAACGGCTTATCCAAAAACCCACTCATCCAAGCATATCAACAAAATCGTGGCAATCCAGCTTCCATACAACTAATCCGGAAGCCACTATTAACCGAATTGTTTCTGAAAATTTTCGTAGTTGGTGATAATGAGCTTTCGACCTTTTCTCTGAACGAAGCCTTTTTTCTGGAGAAGATTGAGCATCCGCGAAACCGTTTCTCTGGAAGTGCCAGCCATATTGGCGATGTCTTGCTGATACGGCAGATTTTCGATGACGACTTGCCCCATCTTAATGACGCCTATATCTTCCGCAAGGCGGATAATACTCATCGCGATTCGGTTTTCCGCATCGCTAAGCGAAAGACCTTCGATTTGTTGGTCGGATTTTCTGAGACGACGAGCAAGTTCCTGAAGCAAATTGATAGCGATTTTCGGATGTTTTTCCAGCAAATCAAGAAAATCACCGCGTTTGAGAATAAACACTTCCGTATCTTCGAGGGCAATGACATTTGCCGACCGGCTTTCACCGTCAAATATTGACATCTCACCGAAGAAATCACCCTCGCCGAGAATCGAAAGAATAACCTCTCTCCCATCGTCGCTAAGCCTGGTTATTTTCACGCTTCCCTTATTCAGGAAAAATA
Proteins encoded in this region:
- a CDS encoding signal recognition particle-docking protein FtsY, coding for MIQQILNKIVGGDNPSKESTPQNRLVNSLAKTGRSIAQRLPLLGKYFRIDEDTLIRIEETLLSADVGVALTEELIKHLKTIDKKESANLRDILKEQILLLIRKNQSVPIPLPKPYVVLIVGVNGTGKTTTIGKLAALYQRENKKTLIAAADTFRAAAYEQLEIWAKRSGSEFMGNPRGKDPSAIVFDAAKSALAHDVNILLIDTAGRLHTKSNLMDELAKVKRTIGKVIPTAPHDIWLILDAGTGQNGIVQAQEFVKSVGVTGIILTKLDGTAKGGVALAIHRQTNLPIRYVGIGEKIDDLVEFNAEEFVSALLEAGSSVNEKKPLL
- a CDS encoding polyprenyl synthetase produces the protein MNQTLKLLLRPIENEMSRFATEFESALRSDVHLIEQMTHYLIKQNSKRLRPALLLLSAKLCGGPNRISSISASIVEMLHTATLVHDDIVDDSITRRGEPTVNAIWKNKVSVLLGDYLFSKSLRSMLSLRNFEALELLSETSELLSSGEIYQIEKSMTNGINEDSYYRMIWAKTACLFATSCKIGAISVNGTDEQTAHLYEYGRNLGMAFQIKDDLFDFSGEKRRVGKPVDRDIKSNLITLPLIYTLKNLSESERTLLRKNLRENPSGREIRNIRATVQRNGGLKFAQEKMHEYSTSARSALDIFPDSDTKESLIGLIEFNEQRKS
- the tatC gene encoding twin-arginine translocase subunit TatC — protein: MKMTDKSMKYSRKDSSEDSTEMGFLDHLEELRWRLIKILIAVFVFTIAGFFFSDFFLNLLIEPSKELDMKIQVLKVQGLLMLKFWIAFVVGIVFSIPVLGYQLWAFVAPGLYQKEKNWGPWLVVSITAFFLLGALFAYTVLVPFAMKFLIGVGVPDVQKNISIEFYAKFVTQLIVGTGLIFQLPVVSYILTKMGLVSPSFLRRSWRYAFMAILVLAAAITPPDPFSMIVMTIPLVFLYELSIIVSRFALRSSEKAVAV
- a CDS encoding Crp/Fnr family transcriptional regulator; the protein is MNHLFLKDIPMFSELKDDILEKITELMQKRIYRKNNVILMEEDVGDTLFFLNKGSVKITRLSDDGREVILSILGEGDFFGEMSIFDGESRSANVIALEDTEVFILKRGDFLDLLEKHPKIAINLLQELARRLRKSDQQIEGLSLSDAENRIAMSIIRLAEDIGVIKMGQVVIENLPYQQDIANMAGTSRETVSRMLNLLQKKGFVQRKGRKLIITNYENFQKQFG